One Pyxicephalus adspersus chromosome 3, UCB_Pads_2.0, whole genome shotgun sequence genomic window carries:
- the ABCA1 gene encoding phospholipid-transporting ATPase ABCA1 isoform X3: protein MTYCTQLGLLLWKNFTYRRRQTLQLLVEVAWPLFIFFILISVRLSYPPYEQHECHFPNKAMPSAGTLPWVQGIICNSNNPCFRYPTPGESPGVVGNFNRSIVSRLFSDARKLLLYSHKDTSGKDLHKFLTSLHRFRGTGLKLRECLMDNEKFTTFLQQNISMPPIVVEEIMNADLKLEQVLLSGFQIRLKDLCNNSRLTEYVTIHNEEVAKFSQTVLCALPEDKLNLLEHEFRSNIDLLKPFTKEMTSRSFPVLREVTDNLLHSLGQLAKEVITMRSWADMRQEVMFLTSVNSTASPNSLYQAVSRIVCGHPEGGGLKIKSLNWYEDNNYKALFGGGEGGENGTEEESTAVYDNSTTPYCNDLMMTLESSPLYRMIWRALKPLLVGKILYTPSTPATRLLMSEVNKTFQELSVFRDLGAMWEEVRPQIKTFLESSKEMDLVRTLLTNKGSKQFLDHQLNSTGWTSEDISRFLAKEVAEAQDGSGTTYTWREALNETDRVVLTMSRFMECVNLDKLEAADTEEILVDKSMELLNERKFWAGIVFVDLPDNDTVLPQHIKYKIRMDIDNVERTNKIKDGYWDPGPRADPFEDMRYIWGGFTYLQDVIEQAIIRIQTGTEKRTGVYVQQMPYPCYVDDVFLRVMSRSLPLFMTLAWIYSVAVIIKGIVYEKEARLKETMRIMGLDSGILWLSWFISSLIPLLMSAGLLVLILKVGNLLPYSDPGVVFVFLSMFGIVTISQCFLISTIFSRANLAAACGGIIYFTLYLPFVLCVAWQDYIGFPLKIFASFLSPVAFGFGCEVFALFEEQGVGVQWGNLLDSPLHEDGYSLTTSSFLMLFDTLLYGVMTWYIEAVFPGQYGIPRVWYFPFTKSYWCGEKPKENFHHPSLQKGSSEVLMEEEPAHLSLGVSIQNLVKIYRNGKKVAVDGLSLSFYEGQITSFLGHNGAGKTTTMSILTGLFPPTSGTAYIMGKDIRTELNSIRQNLGVCPQHNVLFDMLTVEEHIWFYARLKGLSEEKVKAEMEQMVKDVGLPNKKKSKTSQLSGGMQRKLSVALAFVGGSKVVILDEPTAGVDPYSRRGIWELLLKYRQGRTIILSTHHMDEADILGDRIAIISQGKLCCVGSSLFLKNQLGTGYYLTLVKRDTDSSLSSCRNSSSTMSYLKKEDSVSQSSSDAGLGSDHESDTLTIGLADVSAISNLINKHVPEARLVEDIGHELTYVLPYEAAKEGAFVELFHEIDDRLFDLGISSYGISDTTLEEIFLKVAEDTGVDAETSDGTLPARRKRYAFGDHQSCLRPFTEDDNFDTNDSDMDPESRETDYLSGIDGKGSYQMKSWSLMRQQFTALLWKRLLYAKRSKKGFFAQIVLPAVFVLIALLFSLIVPPFGKYPSLELQPWMYDEQYTFLSNDAPEDPGTQDLLKALLEKPGFGTACMDGYSVPGVSCSGEDNEWRTEFVPQSVEDLFLYGNWTMENPSPACECSNENTKKMLPVCPPGAGGLPPFQKVQNTSDVLQNLTGRNISDYLVKTYAQIIGKSLKNRMWVNEFRYGGFSLGASSSPALPPSEEVLASIKHIKRRLDLARNGAANRFLDSFGIFMKGLDAKDNVKVWFNNKGWHAITAFLNVMNNAILRSKLPEGTDPAKYGITAFNHPLNLTKEQLSEVALMTTSVDVLVSICVIFAMSFVPASFVVFLIQERVSKAKHLQCISGVKPVIYWLANFVWDMCNYIVPATLVIIIFVCFQQDSYVSSSNLPVLALLLLLYGWSITPLMYPASFLFKIPSTAYVVLTSVNLFIGINGSVATFVLELFTSNKLSNINEILKSVLLIFPHFCLGRGLIDMVKNQAMADALERFGENRFVSPMSWDLVGRNLFAMAVQGLVFFIITLLIQYRFFIKPRPVTAKLPPLIDEDDDVARERQRIINEGGRSDILEIKALTKVYRTKRKPAVDRLCVGIPPGECFGLLGVNGAGKTTTFKMLTGDTDVTAGEAFLKGHSILSNMQDVHQNMGYCPQFDAINELLTGREHLELYALLRGVPEKEVCKVAEWAIRKLGLVKYSEKCAGAYSGGNKRKLSTAIALIGGPPVVFLDEPTTGMDPKARRFLWNCALSVIKEGRSVVLTSHSMEECEALCTRMAIMVNGRFRCLGSVQHLKNKFGDGYTIVVRIAGSNPDLKPVEDFFSHAFPGSVLKEKHRGMLQYQLRSSQSSLARIFSILSKNKKKLHIEDYSVSQTTLDQVFVNFAKDQSDDDHLKDLSLHKNQTVVDMSVLTSFLQDEKVKESYV, encoded by the exons GTCATTTTCCAAACAAGGCAATGCCATCTGCCGGGACATTGCCATGGGTGCAAGGTATTATATGTAACTCCAACAACCCGTGTTTCCGGTACCCAACACCAGGGGAGTCACCAGGTGTGGTTGGCAACTTCAATAGGTCAAT AGTTTCTCGCTTGTTCTCTGATGCACGGAAATTGCTGCTATACAGTCACAAAGACACAAGTGGGAAGGACTTGCACAAATTCTTGACAAGTTTACATAGGTTTAGGGGCACAG GCTTAAAGCTTAGGGAATGTTTAATGGATAATGAGAAGTTTACTACCTTTCTTCAGCAAAATATAAGCATGCCTCCCATTGTAGTAGAGGAGATAATGAATGCAGACCTCAAACTGGAACAG GTTTTATTGTCTGGATTTCAAATACGGTTGAAGGATTTGTGCAATAACTCTAGGCTAACAGAATATGTCACAATACACAATGAAGAAGTTGCAAAATTTAGCCAGACAGTACTCTGTGCTCTTCCAGAGGACAAACTCAACCTGCTGGAACATGAGTTCCGTTCCAATATTgatcttttaaagccttttacg AAAGAAATGACATCCAGATCTTTCCCTGTGCTGAGAGAGGTTACAGATAACTTGCTGCACAGCCTGGGTCAACTTGCCAAAGAG GTTATAACTATGAGAAGTTGGGCAGACATGAGGCAGGAAGTCATGTTCCTGACCAGTGTGAATTCCACAGCCTCACCAAACTCTTTATACCAAGCGGTCTCACGTATTGTGTGTGGCCATCCTGAAGGAGGAGGACTGAAGATCAAGTCCCTCAACTGGTATGAAGACAATAACTACAAGGCACTGTTTGGAGGCGGTGAAGGAGGAGAAAATGGCACAGAGGAAGAGTCAACAGCTGTCTATGACAACTCCACAA CCCCCTATTGTAATGACCTGATGATGACTTTGGAGTCCAGCCCACTATACAGAATGATCTGGAGAGCACTGAAGCCGTTACTTGTTGGTAAAATCCTCTATACACCAAGCACCCCAGCCACACGCTTGTTAATGTCAGAG GTCAACAAAACTTTTCAGGAGTTGAGTGTGTTTCGGGATCTTGGAGCAATGTGGGAGGAGGTTCGGCCACAGATTAAAACATTTCTAGAAAGCAGCAAGGAAATGGATCTTGTTAGG ACTCTGTTAACCAATAAAGGGAGCAAACAGTTCTTAGATCACCAACTAAATTCAACAGGATGGACATCAGAGGACATCTCTAGGTTCTTGGCCAAAGAAGTAGCAGAAGCTCAGGACGGGAGTGGAACCACTTACACCTGGAGAGAAGCTCTAAATGAGACAGACCGCGTTGTACTAACCATGTCCCGCTTCATGGAG tGTGTCAACTTGGACAAGTTGGAAGCAGCGGATACTGAGGAGATACTTGTTGATAAGTCCATGGAACTTTTGAATGAGAGAAAGTTTTGGGCAGGCATTGTCTTTGTGGACCTGCCTGATAATGACACAGTGTTGCCCCAACATATCAAGTATAAAATCCGCATGGATATAGACAATGTGGAAAGAACCAACAAGATTAAGGATGG CTATTGGGATCCAGGTCCTCGTGCCGATCCATTTGAAGACATGCGTTACATCTGGGGAGGGTTTACATACCTGCAAGATGTTATTGAACAAGCCATCATCAGAATACAAACTGGAACAGAGAAGAGGACAGGAGTCTATGTCCAGCAAATGCCCTACCCATGTTATGTGGATGACGT atttcttcGTGTTATGAGTCGTTCACTGCCTTTGTTTATGACCTTAGCCTGGATCTATTCTGTAGCTGTAATCATCAAGGGCATTGTTTATGAGAAAGAAGCTCGTCTCAAAGAAACCATGAGAATTATGGGTCTTGACAGCGGAATCCTATGGCTGAGTTGGTTTATTAGTAGTTTAATTCCTCTTCTAATGAGCGCTGGCTTGTTGGTACTGATCTTGAAG GTGGGAAACCTTCTACCCTACAGTGATCCAGGTGTGGTCTTCGTCTTCCTGTCTATGTTTGGAATAGTGACCATATCACAATGCTTTTTGATCAGCACCATTTTTTCAAGAGCCAACTTGGCAGCAGCTTGTGGTGGCATCATCTACTTTACCCTTTACTTGCCTTTTGTTCTGTGTGTAGCTTGGCAAGACTACATTGGATTCCCACTAAAGATTTTTGCT AGCTTTTTGTCACCTGTGGCTTTTGGGTTTGGCTGTGAAGTCTTTGCCCTCTTTGAAGAACAAGGTGTTGGGGTGCAGTGGGGTAATCTTTTGGACAGTCCTCTCCACGAAGATGGGTACAGTCTCACCACCTCTAGCTTCCTGATGCTTTTTGATACACTTTTGTATGGAGTAATGACTTGGTATATTGAAGCTGTCTTTCCAG GCCAGTATGGAATACCTAGAGTTTGGTACTTCCCGTTTACAAAATCCTATTGGTGTGGAGAGAAACCTAAGGAGAACTTTCACCACCCATCCTTACAAAAAGGATCATCTGAAG TTCTCATGGAAGAAGAGCCTGCTCACCTTTCTTTAGGAGTCTCCATCCAGAACCTGGTGAAGATTTATCGTAATGGTAAAAAGGTGGCAGTGGATGGCCTATCATTAAGCTTCTACGAAGGACAGATCACTTCCTTTTTGGGACACAATGGAGCAGGAAAAACTACAACAAT GTCTATATTGACTGGGTTGTTCCCACCAACCTCTGGCACAGCTTACATAATGGGAAAAGACATTCGCACAGAGCTCAATTCTATTAGACAGAACTTAGGAGTTTGTCCTCAGCATAATGTACTCTTTGATAT GCTCACTGTTGAAGAGCACATCTGGTTTTATGCACGACTGAAAGGACTCTCAGAAGAAAAGGTAAAAGCAGAAATGGAACAGATGGTTAAGGACGTTGGCCTTCccaataagaaaaaaagcaagaCAAGTCAGCTGTCAG GAGGTATGCAAAGAAAGCTGTCGGTAGCCTTGGCCTTTGTGGGCGGATCAAAGGTTGTCATTCTCGATGAGCCCACAGCTGGAGTTGACCCATATTCACGTAGAGGTATCTGGGAGCTGCTTCTTAAATACAGACAAG GGAGGACAATTATCCTGTCCACACATCACATGGATGAAGCAGACATCCTCGGTGACCGGATTGCTATAATATCCCAAGGAAAACTGTGTTGTGTTGGCTCATCTCTTTTCCTAAAGAACCAACTGGGAACTGGCTACTACCTTACACTGGTGAAGAGGGACACTGACTCTTCCCTAAGCTCTTGCAGGAATAGCAGCAGTACAATGTCCTATCTGAAAAAG GAGGATAGCGTCTCCCAGAGTAGCTCAGATGCGGGCCTGGGCAGTGACCACGAAAGTGACACACTTACAATA GGTCTGGCAGATGTCTCTGCGATTTCAAACCTCATTAACAAACATGTACCTGAAGCACGGCTTGTGGAGGATATCGGACACGAGCTTACCTATGTCCTGCCTTATGAAGCTGCCAAGGAAGGAGCATTTGTGGAACTTTTCCATGAAATAGATGACCGTCTCTTTGACCTTGGTATCTCCAGCTATGGAATATCAGACACCACCCTAGAAGAG ATCTTCCTGAAAGTAGCTGAGGATACCGGTGTGGATGCCGAAACATCAg ATGGTACACTCCCTGCAAGAAGAAAGAGATATGCATTTGGAGACCATCAAAGCTGTCTGAGACCTTTTACTGAGGATGACAATTTTGATACAAATGATTCCGACATGGACCCAg AATCCCGGGAGACAGATTATCTGAGTGGTATAGATGGGAAAGGCTCCTACCAGATGAAGAGCTGGAGTTTGATGAGGCAGCAGTTTACTGCCTTACTTTGGAAAAGGTTGCTCTATGCCAAGCGCagcaaaaaaggcttttttgCCCAG attgttctGCCAGCGGTGTTTGTACTCATTGCACTGTTGTTTAGCCTTATCGTACCACCATTTGGAAAATACCCCAGCCTGGAGCTTCAGCCTTGGATGTACGATGAACAGTATACTTTCTTAAG taATGATGCCCCGGAGGACCCTGGTACTCAGGATCTTTTGAAAGCTCTGCTTGAAAAGCCTGGATTTGGAACCGCATGCATGGATGGTTATTCTGTTCC GGGTGTCTCTTGCTCTGGTGAAGATAATGAATGGAGAACAGAGTTTGTACCTCAGTCTGTTGAGGACCTTTTTCTCTATGGAAACTGGACAATGGAAAACCCTTCACCAGCCTGTGAGTGCagcaatgaaaatacaaaaaagatgcTCCCTGTGTGTCCACCTGGGGCTGGTGGTCTGCCACCCTTTCAG AAAGTACAAAACACATCAGACGTTTTGCAGAATCTTACAGGCAGAAATATATCAGATTATCTGGTGAAGACTTATGCACAAATAATTGGAAAAAG TCTGAAGAACAGGATGTGGGTCAATGAGTTCAG GTACGGAGGTTTCTCCTTGGGAGCAAGCAGTTCCCCAGCACTTCCACCAAGTGAAGAAGTCCTTGCTTCCATCAAACACATCAAAAGACGCCTGGATCTAGCAAGG AATGGGGCAGCCAACCGATTCCTTGATAGCTTTGGGATCTTCATGAAAGGACTAGATGCAAAGGATAATGTAAAG GTGTGGTTTAACAACAAAGGCTGGCATGCTATTACAGCATTTCTGAACGTGATGAATAATGCCATCCTACGCTCCAAGCTACCTGAAGGAACAGATCCTGCCAAATATGGAATCACAGCTTTCAATCACCCTCTAAATCTTACTAAAGAGCAACTGTCTGAGGTTGCATT GATGACTACATCTGTCGATGTCTTGGTTTCCATCTGCGTCATATTCGCCATGTCCTTTGTGCCAGCCAGTTTTGTGGTTTTCCTGATCCAAGAGAGAGTGAGCAAGGCCAAGCACCTGCAGTGCATCAGTGGAGTTAAGCCAGTAATCTACTGGTTAGCCAACTTTGTGTGGGATATG TGTAATTACATAGTGCCAGCTACACTAGTCATTATAATATTCGTCTGCTTCCAACAAGACTCCTATGTATCGTCTTCCAATTTACCTGTATTGGCCCTTCTTCTTCTACTATATGG ATGGTCCATTACCCCGCTGATGTACCCAGCTTCCTTTTTGTTTAAGATCCCCAGTACAGCCTATGTTGTGTTGACTAGTGTTAATCTGTTCATTGGAATCAATGGAAGCGTGGCCACGTTTGTGTTGGAACTCTTCACCAGTAAT aaattgaGCAACATCAATGAAATTTTAAAGTCGGTGCTGCTGATATTCCCTCATTTCTGCTTGGGAAGAGGACTTATTGATATGGTGAAGAATCAGGCTATGGCTGATGCTCTTGAAAGATTTG GTGAAAACCGTTTTGTCTCCCCAATGTCCTGGGACCTGGTTGGGAGAAATCTCTTTGCTATGGCTGTGCAGGGATTGGTTTTCTTCATCATAACCTTGCTTATCCAATATCGTTTCTTCATTAAACCAAG ACCCGTGACTGCAAAGCTTCCTCCTTTAATTGATGAAGATGACGACGTGGCTAGGGAACGACAGAGGATAATAAATGAGGGGGGCCGGAGTGATATACTGGAAATCAAAGCATTAACTAAG GTCTATAGAACAAAGAGAAAGCCAGCTGTTGACAGACTGTGCGTGGGAATCCCTCCTGGAGAG TGCTTTGGCCTGCTGGGAGTTAATGGCGCTGGTAAAACCACTACTTTCAAGATGCTTACTGGAGATACTGATGTGACTGCTGGAGAAGCCTTCCTAAAGGGTCACAG CATTCTGTCCAACATGCAAGACGTCCATCAGAACATGGGCTACTGTCCTCAGTTTGATGCTATCAATGAGCTTCTAACAGGGAGAGAACACTTGGAGCTTTACGCTTTACTGCGTGGTGTGCCTGAAAAAGAGGTTTGCAAG GTTGCTGAATGGGCGATACGGAAGCTCGGACTAGTAAAATACTCTGAGAAATGTGCAGGGGCCTACAGTGGTGGGAACAAGCGCAAATTATCTACTGCCATTGCTTTAATTGGCGGACCACCAGTGGTGTTTTTG gatgaGCCAACTACAGGCATGGATCCTAAAGCAAGGCGCTTCTTATGGAACTGTGCCCTGAGTGTCATAAAGGAAGGACGATCAGTTGTACTCACATCTCACAG TATGGAAGAATGTGAAGCTCTCTGTACAAGAATGGCTATTATGGTTAATGGGAGGTTTAGATGTCTGGGAAGTGTACAACATCTCAAGAACAA GTTTGGGGATGGGTACACGATTGTTGTACGGATAGCAGGATCAAATCCTGATCTAAAACCTGTGGAGGATTTCTTCAGCCATGCCTTCCCAGGAAGTGTGTTAAAGGAAAAACATCGAGGAATGCTGCAGTACCAACTGCGGTCCTCACAATCTTCCTTGGCTAGGATCTTCAGCATCCTTTccaagaacaagaaaaaacttCACATTGAAGATTATTCAGTCTCTCAAACCACTCTTGACCAA gTGTTTGTTAACTTTGCCAAGGACCAAAGTGATGATGATCATTTGAAGGACTTGTCATTACACAAAAACCAGACTGTTGTAGATATGTCGGTCCTGACATCATTTCTTCAGGACGAGAAGGTTAAAGAAAGCTACGTGTGA